One window of Camelus dromedarius isolate mCamDro1 chromosome 18, mCamDro1.pat, whole genome shotgun sequence genomic DNA carries:
- the PLCG1 gene encoding 1-phosphatidylinositol 4,5-bisphosphate phosphodiesterase gamma-1 isoform X2: protein MAGAASPCANGCGPGAPSDAEVLNLCRNLEVGTVMTLFYSKKSQRPERKTFQVKLETRQIIWSRGADKFEGAIDIREIKEIRPGKTSRDFDRYQEDPAFRPDQSHCFVILYGMEFRLKTLSLQATSEDEVNMWIKGLTWLMEDTLQAATPLQIERWLRKQFYSVDRNHEDRISAKDLKNMLSQVNYRVPNMRFLRERLTDLEQRTSDITYGQFAQLYRSLMYSAQKTMDLPFLEASALRAGERPELCRVSLPEFQQFLLEYQGELWAVDRLQVQEFMLSFLRDPLREIEEPYFFLEEFVTFLFSKENSVWNSQLDAVCPDTMNNPLSHYWISSSHNTYLTGDQFSSESSLEAYARCLRMGCRCIELDCWDGPDGMPVIYHGHTLTTKIKFSDVLHTIKEHAFVASEYPVILSIEDHCSIAQQRNMAQHFRKVLGDTLLTKPVDIAADGLPSPNQLKRKILIKHKKLAEGSAYEEVPTSVMYSENDISNSIKNGILYLEDPVNHEWYPHYFVLTSSKIYYSEETSSDQGNEDEEEPKEASGGTELHSNEKWFHGKLGAGRDGRHIAERLLTEYCIETGAPDGSFLVRESETFVGDYTLSFWRNGKVQHCRIHSRQDAGTPKFFLTDNLVFDSLYDLITHYQQVPLRCNEFEMRLSEPVPQTNAHESKEWYHASLTRAQAEHMLMRVPRDGAFLVRKRNEPNSYAISFRAEGKIKHCRVQQEGQTVMLGNSEFDSLVDLVSYYERHPLYRKMKLRYPINEEALEKIGTAEPDYGALYEGRNPGFYVEANPMPTFKCAVKALFDYKAQREDELTFTKSAIIQNVEKQEGGWWRGDYGGKKQLWFPSNYVEEMVSPAALEPEREHLDENSPLGDLLRGVLDVPACQIGTVDAAAGQLTSTVLMGWSLRVTATWRQEGRGTWPQVAVTCHWAAASSAVKQAWQSSGTSSRGTGWGDGDTFVPQLCSPLPLAIRPEGKNNRLFVFSISMASVAHWSLDVAADSQEELQDWVKKIREVAQTADARLTEGKMMERRKKIALELSELVVYCRPVPFDEDKIGTERACYRDMSSFPETKAEKYVNKAKGKKFLQYNRLQLSRIYPKGQRLDSSNYDPLPMWICGSQLVALNFQTPDKPMQMNQALFMAGGHCGYVLQPSTMRDEAFDPFDKSSLRGLEPCAISIEVLGARHLPKNGRGIVCPFVEIEVAGAEYDSTKQKTEFVVDNGLNPVWPAKPFHFQISNPEFAFLRFVVYEEDMFSDQNFLAQATFLVKGLKTGYRAVPLKNNYSEDLELASLLVKIDVFPAKENGDLSPFGGASLRERGCDASGQLFHGRAREGSFEARYQQPFEDFRISQEHLSDHFDSRERRAPRRTRVNGDNRL, encoded by the exons TCGATATTCGTGAAATCAAGGAGATCCGCCCAGGGAAGACCTCACGGGACTTTGACCGCTACCAAGAGGATCCTGCTTTTCGACCAGACCAGTCACACTGCTTTGTCATCCTGTATGGAATGGAATTCCGCCTGAAGACTTTGAGCTTGCAAG CCACGTCTGAGGACGAAGTGAACATGTGGATCAAGGGCTTGACTTGGCTGATGGAGGATACATTGCAGGCGGCCACACCCCTGCAGATTGAGAG GTGGCTGCGGAAGCAGTTCTACTCAGTGGACCGGAATCATGAGGATCG TATATCAGCCAAGGACCTGAAGAACATGCTGTCCCAGGTCAACTACCGGGTCCCCAACATGCGCTTCCTCCGAGAGCGACTGACG GACCTGGAGCAGCGCACCAGCGACATCACCTATGGGCAGTTTGCTCAGCTGTACCGCAGCCTCATGTACAGCGCCCAGAAGACG ATGGACCTCCCCTTCCTGGAAGCCAGTGCCCTGAG GGCGGGGGAGCGGCCGGAGCTCTGCCGGGTGTCCCTTCCTGAGTTCCAGCAATTCCTCCTCGAGTACCAGGGG GAGCTGTGGGCTGTTGACCGGCTCCAAGTGCAGGAGTTCATGCTCAGCTTCCTCCGAGACCCCTTGCGAGAGATCGAGGAGCCTTActtcttcctggaagag TTTGTCACCTTCCTGTTCTCCAAGGAGAACAGTGTGTGGAACTCGCAGCTGGACGCCGTGTGCCCAGACACCATGAACAATCCTCTCTCCCACTACTGGATCTCCTCCTCACACAACAC GTACCTGACTGGTGACCAGTTCTCCAGCGAGTCCTCCCTGGAAGCCTACGCTCGCTGCCTGCGGATGGGCTGTCGCTGCATTGAGT TGGACTGCTGGGATGGCCCAGACGGGATGCCAGTCATTTACCATGGACACACCTTGACCACCAAGATCAAGTTCTCAGACGTCCTGCACACCATCAAGGAGCACGCCTTTGTGGCCTCAGA GTACCCAGTCATCCTGTCCATCGAGGACCACTGCAGCATCGCCCAGCAGAGGAACATGGCCCAGCACTTCAGGAAGGTGCTCGGGGACACACTCCTCACCAAGCCCGTGGACATCGCCGCCGACGGGCTCCCCTCACCCAACCAGCTCAAGAGGAAGATCCTCATCAAG CACAAGAAGCTGGCTGAGGGCAGTGCCTATGAGGAGGTGCCTACGTCCGTGATGTACTCTGAGAACGACATCAGCAACTCCATCAAGAACGGCATTCTCTACCTGGAGGACCCCGTGAACCAC GAGTGGTATCCCCACTACTTTGTTCTGACCAGCAGCAAAATCTACTACTCTGAGGAGACCAGCAGTGACCAGGGCAATGAGGACGAAGAGGAGCCCAAGGAG GCCAGCGGCGGCACAGAGCTGCACTCCAACGAGAAGTGGTTCCATGGGAAGCTCGGGGCGGGGCGGGACGGGCGACACATCGCCGAGCGCCTGCTTACAGAGTACTGCATCGAGACCGGGGCACCCGACGGCTCCTTCCTCGTGCGCGAGAGCGAGACCTTCGTGGGCGACTACACCCTCTCCTTCTG GCGGAACGGGAAAGTCCAGCACTGCCGGATCCACTCTCGGCAGGACGCTGGGACCCCCAAGTTCTTCCTGACAGACAACCTCGTCTTCGACTCACTCTATGACCTCATCACGCACTACCAGCAGGTTCCCCTGCGCTGCAACGAATTTGAGATGCGCCTCTCAGAGCCCGTCCCACAGACCAACGCCCACGAGAGCAAAGA GTGGTACCACGCCAGCCTGACCAGAGCACAGGCCGAGCACATGCTGATGCGCGTACCCCGGGATGGGGCCTTCCTGGTGCGGAAACGGAATGAGCCCAACTCCTACGCCATCTCCTTCCG GGCTGAGGGGAAGATCAAGCACTGCCGAGTCCAGCAGGAGGGCCAGACTGTGATGCTGGGCAACTCAGAGTTTGACAGCCTCGTTGACCTCGTCAGCTACTATGAGAGGCACCCCCTGTACCGCAAGATGAAGCTGCGCTATCCCATCAATGAGGAGGCGCTGGAGAAGATCGGCACGGCT GAGCCTGACTATGGAGCGCTGTACGAGGGGCGCAACCCTGGCTTCTACGTGGAGGCAAACCCCATGCCAACTTTCAAG TGTGCCGTCAAAGCTCTCTTTGACTATAAGGCCCAGAGAGAAGATGAGCTGACTTTTACCAAGAGTGCCATCATCCAGAACGTGGAGAAGCAAGAGGGAGGCTG GTGGCGGGGGGACTATGGTGGGAAGAAGCAGCTGTGGTTCCCTTCAAACTACGTGGAAGAGATGGTCAGCCCAGCAGCCCTGGAGCCTGAGAGGGAG CACTTGGACGAGAACAGCCCCCTGGGGGACTTGCTGCGGGGGGTCTTGGATGTGCCAGCTTGTCAGATAG GCACCGTGGATGCTGCTGCTGGCCAGCTGACATCCACAGTCCTGATGGGTTGGTCCCTGCGTGTGACAGCGACgtggagacaggaggggaggggcacatGGCCCCAAGTAGCAGTGACTTGTCACTGGGCTGCAGCATCCTCAGCTGTAAAACAGGCCTGGCAGAGCAGTGGCACCTCATCTCGGGGCACGGGGTGGGGGGACGGGGACACATTTGTCCCCCAGCTTTGCTCTCCTCTCCCTCTAGCCATCCGTCCCGAGGGCAAGAACAACCGGCTGTTCGTCTTCTCCATCAGCATGGCATCAGTGGCACACTGGTCCCTGGATGTGGCTGCTGACTcacaggaggagctgcaggactGGGTGAAAAAGATCCGAGAAGTAGCCCAGACTGCGGATGCCAGG CTCACAGAGGGGAAGATGATGGAGCGGAGGAAGAAGATCGCCCTGGAGCTCTCGGAGCTTGTTGTCTACTGCCGGCCTGTTCCCTTCGACGAAGACA AGATCGGCACAGAACGCGCTTGCTACCGGGACATGTCATCCTTCCCGGAAACCAAGGCTGAGAAATACGTGAACAAGGCCAAAGGCAAGAAGTTCCTCCAGTACAACCGGCTGCAGCTGTCCCGCATCTACCCCAAGGGCCAGCGGCTGGACTCCTCCAACTATGACCCTTTGCCCATGTGGATCTGTGGCAGTCAGCTGGTGGCCCTCAACTTCCAGACCCCAG ACAAGCCCATGCAGATGAACCAGGCCCTCTTCATGGCCGGCGGGCACTGTGGCTACGTGCTGCAGCCCAGCACCATGCGGGACGAGGCCTTCGACCCCTTCGACAAGAGCAGCCTCCGGGGGCTGGAGCCGTGTGCTATCTCCATCGAG GTGCTGGGGGCCCGACATCTGCCGAAGAACGGCCGGGGCATCGTGTGTCCTTTTGTGGAGATTGAGGTGGCTGGAGCAGAATATGACAGCACCAAGCAGAAGACAGAGTTTGTGG TGGACAACGGACTGAACCCTGTGTGGCCAGCCAAGCCCTTCCACTTCCAGATCAGTAACCCCGAATTCGCCTTCCTGCGTTTCGTGGTGTATGAGGAAGACATGTTTAGTGACCAGAACTTCCTGGCTCAGGCCACCTTCTTGGTGAAGGGCCTGAAGACGG GATATAGAGCGGTGCCTTTGAAGAACAACTACAGTGAGGACCTGGAGCTGGCCTCCCTGCTCGTCAAGATAGATGTTTTCCCTGCCAAG GAGAACGGCGACCTGAGTCCATTCGGCGGGGCATCCCTGCGGGAGCGAGGCTGCGACGCCTCGGGCCAGCTATTTCATGGGCGGGCCCGGGAAGGCTCCTTTGAAGCCCGCTACCAGCAGCCATTTGAGGACTTCCGCATCTCCCAGGAGCATCTCTCGGACCATTTTGACAGTCGGGAACGAAg GGCCCCACGAAGGACTCGGGTCAATGGAGACAACCGCCTCTAG
- the PLCG1 gene encoding 1-phosphatidylinositol 4,5-bisphosphate phosphodiesterase gamma-1 isoform X3, producing the protein MAGAASPCANGCGPGAPSDAEVLNLCRNLEVGTVMTLFYSKKSQRPERKTFQVKLETRQIIWSRGADKFEGAIDIREIKEIRPGKTSRDFDRYQEDPAFRPDQSHCFVILYGMEFRLKTLSLQATSEDEVNMWIKGLTWLMEDTLQAATPLQIERWLRKQFYSVDRNHEDRISAKDLKNMLSQVNYRVPNMRFLRERLTDLEQRTSDITYGQFAQLYRSLMYSAQKTMDLPFLEASALRAGERPELCRVSLPEFQQFLLEYQGELWAVDRLQVQEFMLSFLRDPLREIEEPYFFLEEFVTFLFSKENSVWNSQLDAVCPDTMNNPLSHYWISSSHNTYLTGDQFSSESSLEAYARCLRMGCRCIELDCWDGPDGMPVIYHGHTLTTKIKFSDVLHTIKEHAFVASEYPVILSIEDHCSIAQQRNMAQHFRKVLGDTLLTKPVDIAADGLPSPNQLKRKILIKHKKLAEGSAYEEVPTSVMYSENDISNSIKNGILYLEDPVNHEWYPHYFVLTSSKIYYSEETSSDQGNEDEEEPKEASGGTELHSNEKWFHGKLGAGRDGRHIAERLLTEYCIETGAPDGSFLVRESETFVGDYTLSFWRNGKVQHCRIHSRQDAGTPKFFLTDNLVFDSLYDLITHYQQVPLRCNEFEMRLSEPVPQTNAHESKEWYHASLTRAQAEHMLMRVPRDGAFLVRKRNEPNSYAISFRAEGKIKHCRVQQEGQTVMLGNSEFDSLVDLVSYYERHPLYRKMKLRYPINEEALEKIGTAEPDYGALYEGRNPGFYVEANPMPTFKCAVKALFDYKAQREDELTFTKSAIIQNVEKQEGGWWRGDYGGKKQLWFPSNYVEEMVSPAALEPEREHLDENSPLGDLLRGVLDVPACQIAIRPEGKNNRLFVFSISMASVAHWSLDVAADSQEELQDWVKKIREVAQTADARLTEGKMMERRKKIALELSELVVYCRPVPFDEDKIGTERACYRDMSSFPETKAEKYVNKAKGKKFLQYNRLQLSRIYPKGQRLDSSNYDPLPMWICGSQLVALNFQTPDKPMQMNQALFMAGGHCGYVLQPSTMRDEAFDPFDKSSLRGLEPCAISIEVLGARHLPKNGRGIVCPFVEIEVAGAEYDSTKQKTEFVVDNGLNPVWPAKPFHFQISNPEFAFLRFVVYEEDMFSDQNFLAQATFLVKGLKTGYRAVPLKNNYSEDLELASLLVKIDVFPAKQENGDLSPFGGASLRERGCDASGQLFHGRAREGSFEARYQQPFEDFRISQEHLSDHFDSRERRAPRRTRVNGDNRL; encoded by the exons TCGATATTCGTGAAATCAAGGAGATCCGCCCAGGGAAGACCTCACGGGACTTTGACCGCTACCAAGAGGATCCTGCTTTTCGACCAGACCAGTCACACTGCTTTGTCATCCTGTATGGAATGGAATTCCGCCTGAAGACTTTGAGCTTGCAAG CCACGTCTGAGGACGAAGTGAACATGTGGATCAAGGGCTTGACTTGGCTGATGGAGGATACATTGCAGGCGGCCACACCCCTGCAGATTGAGAG GTGGCTGCGGAAGCAGTTCTACTCAGTGGACCGGAATCATGAGGATCG TATATCAGCCAAGGACCTGAAGAACATGCTGTCCCAGGTCAACTACCGGGTCCCCAACATGCGCTTCCTCCGAGAGCGACTGACG GACCTGGAGCAGCGCACCAGCGACATCACCTATGGGCAGTTTGCTCAGCTGTACCGCAGCCTCATGTACAGCGCCCAGAAGACG ATGGACCTCCCCTTCCTGGAAGCCAGTGCCCTGAG GGCGGGGGAGCGGCCGGAGCTCTGCCGGGTGTCCCTTCCTGAGTTCCAGCAATTCCTCCTCGAGTACCAGGGG GAGCTGTGGGCTGTTGACCGGCTCCAAGTGCAGGAGTTCATGCTCAGCTTCCTCCGAGACCCCTTGCGAGAGATCGAGGAGCCTTActtcttcctggaagag TTTGTCACCTTCCTGTTCTCCAAGGAGAACAGTGTGTGGAACTCGCAGCTGGACGCCGTGTGCCCAGACACCATGAACAATCCTCTCTCCCACTACTGGATCTCCTCCTCACACAACAC GTACCTGACTGGTGACCAGTTCTCCAGCGAGTCCTCCCTGGAAGCCTACGCTCGCTGCCTGCGGATGGGCTGTCGCTGCATTGAGT TGGACTGCTGGGATGGCCCAGACGGGATGCCAGTCATTTACCATGGACACACCTTGACCACCAAGATCAAGTTCTCAGACGTCCTGCACACCATCAAGGAGCACGCCTTTGTGGCCTCAGA GTACCCAGTCATCCTGTCCATCGAGGACCACTGCAGCATCGCCCAGCAGAGGAACATGGCCCAGCACTTCAGGAAGGTGCTCGGGGACACACTCCTCACCAAGCCCGTGGACATCGCCGCCGACGGGCTCCCCTCACCCAACCAGCTCAAGAGGAAGATCCTCATCAAG CACAAGAAGCTGGCTGAGGGCAGTGCCTATGAGGAGGTGCCTACGTCCGTGATGTACTCTGAGAACGACATCAGCAACTCCATCAAGAACGGCATTCTCTACCTGGAGGACCCCGTGAACCAC GAGTGGTATCCCCACTACTTTGTTCTGACCAGCAGCAAAATCTACTACTCTGAGGAGACCAGCAGTGACCAGGGCAATGAGGACGAAGAGGAGCCCAAGGAG GCCAGCGGCGGCACAGAGCTGCACTCCAACGAGAAGTGGTTCCATGGGAAGCTCGGGGCGGGGCGGGACGGGCGACACATCGCCGAGCGCCTGCTTACAGAGTACTGCATCGAGACCGGGGCACCCGACGGCTCCTTCCTCGTGCGCGAGAGCGAGACCTTCGTGGGCGACTACACCCTCTCCTTCTG GCGGAACGGGAAAGTCCAGCACTGCCGGATCCACTCTCGGCAGGACGCTGGGACCCCCAAGTTCTTCCTGACAGACAACCTCGTCTTCGACTCACTCTATGACCTCATCACGCACTACCAGCAGGTTCCCCTGCGCTGCAACGAATTTGAGATGCGCCTCTCAGAGCCCGTCCCACAGACCAACGCCCACGAGAGCAAAGA GTGGTACCACGCCAGCCTGACCAGAGCACAGGCCGAGCACATGCTGATGCGCGTACCCCGGGATGGGGCCTTCCTGGTGCGGAAACGGAATGAGCCCAACTCCTACGCCATCTCCTTCCG GGCTGAGGGGAAGATCAAGCACTGCCGAGTCCAGCAGGAGGGCCAGACTGTGATGCTGGGCAACTCAGAGTTTGACAGCCTCGTTGACCTCGTCAGCTACTATGAGAGGCACCCCCTGTACCGCAAGATGAAGCTGCGCTATCCCATCAATGAGGAGGCGCTGGAGAAGATCGGCACGGCT GAGCCTGACTATGGAGCGCTGTACGAGGGGCGCAACCCTGGCTTCTACGTGGAGGCAAACCCCATGCCAACTTTCAAG TGTGCCGTCAAAGCTCTCTTTGACTATAAGGCCCAGAGAGAAGATGAGCTGACTTTTACCAAGAGTGCCATCATCCAGAACGTGGAGAAGCAAGAGGGAGGCTG GTGGCGGGGGGACTATGGTGGGAAGAAGCAGCTGTGGTTCCCTTCAAACTACGTGGAAGAGATGGTCAGCCCAGCAGCCCTGGAGCCTGAGAGGGAG CACTTGGACGAGAACAGCCCCCTGGGGGACTTGCTGCGGGGGGTCTTGGATGTGCCAGCTTGTCAGATAG CCATCCGTCCCGAGGGCAAGAACAACCGGCTGTTCGTCTTCTCCATCAGCATGGCATCAGTGGCACACTGGTCCCTGGATGTGGCTGCTGACTcacaggaggagctgcaggactGGGTGAAAAAGATCCGAGAAGTAGCCCAGACTGCGGATGCCAGG CTCACAGAGGGGAAGATGATGGAGCGGAGGAAGAAGATCGCCCTGGAGCTCTCGGAGCTTGTTGTCTACTGCCGGCCTGTTCCCTTCGACGAAGACA AGATCGGCACAGAACGCGCTTGCTACCGGGACATGTCATCCTTCCCGGAAACCAAGGCTGAGAAATACGTGAACAAGGCCAAAGGCAAGAAGTTCCTCCAGTACAACCGGCTGCAGCTGTCCCGCATCTACCCCAAGGGCCAGCGGCTGGACTCCTCCAACTATGACCCTTTGCCCATGTGGATCTGTGGCAGTCAGCTGGTGGCCCTCAACTTCCAGACCCCAG ACAAGCCCATGCAGATGAACCAGGCCCTCTTCATGGCCGGCGGGCACTGTGGCTACGTGCTGCAGCCCAGCACCATGCGGGACGAGGCCTTCGACCCCTTCGACAAGAGCAGCCTCCGGGGGCTGGAGCCGTGTGCTATCTCCATCGAG GTGCTGGGGGCCCGACATCTGCCGAAGAACGGCCGGGGCATCGTGTGTCCTTTTGTGGAGATTGAGGTGGCTGGAGCAGAATATGACAGCACCAAGCAGAAGACAGAGTTTGTGG TGGACAACGGACTGAACCCTGTGTGGCCAGCCAAGCCCTTCCACTTCCAGATCAGTAACCCCGAATTCGCCTTCCTGCGTTTCGTGGTGTATGAGGAAGACATGTTTAGTGACCAGAACTTCCTGGCTCAGGCCACCTTCTTGGTGAAGGGCCTGAAGACGG GATATAGAGCGGTGCCTTTGAAGAACAACTACAGTGAGGACCTGGAGCTGGCCTCCCTGCTCGTCAAGATAGATGTTTTCCCTGCCAAG CAGGAGAACGGCGACCTGAGTCCATTCGGCGGGGCATCCCTGCGGGAGCGAGGCTGCGACGCCTCGGGCCAGCTATTTCATGGGCGGGCCCGGGAAGGCTCCTTTGAAGCCCGCTACCAGCAGCCATTTGAGGACTTCCGCATCTCCCAGGAGCATCTCTCGGACCATTTTGACAGTCGGGAACGAAg GGCCCCACGAAGGACTCGGGTCAATGGAGACAACCGCCTCTAG